In Candidatus Promineifilum breve, one genomic interval encodes:
- a CDS encoding dipeptidase, whose product MPEQPILFAQHHHADYLDELIEFLRIPSVSTQPDHGGDVAAAAAWLARAMSAAGLENVRLIETAGHPILYGDWLHAGAGRPTVLVYGHYDVQPPEPLELWESPPFTPVVRDDFLYARGASDDKGQVYVHVKAVEAYLRTLGRLPVNVKFLVEGEEEIGSRHLHSFITANRDLLAADSALVSDSSILAPDRPALIYGLRGICQAQVDLTGPSRDLHSGSYGGGIDNPINVLGHLIARLKDERGHVLIPGFYDRVRPLTADERETLAQFPLDEAEWLAEAGAPVAWGEPEYTLVERLGARPTLDVTGLIGGYTGVGVKTVLPAQAQAKISMRLVPDQDPAEIIALFERHVRAVLPPSVTATISFGGGSPAALLETNTPTMRAAAQAYEATFGRPPVFMREGGSIPVVNQFAGDLGLPTVLMGFGLPDDRIHSPNERFYLPNYYRGIETVIRYFDLLGSAAD is encoded by the coding sequence ATGCCCGAACAACCGATCCTCTTTGCCCAACACCACCACGCGGACTATCTGGACGAACTCATCGAATTTCTGCGCATCCCCAGCGTCAGCACCCAACCGGATCATGGCGGCGACGTAGCCGCGGCCGCGGCCTGGCTGGCGCGGGCCATGTCGGCCGCCGGCCTGGAAAACGTGCGCCTCATCGAGACCGCCGGCCATCCCATCCTCTATGGCGATTGGCTCCACGCCGGGGCCGGCCGGCCGACGGTTCTGGTCTACGGCCACTATGACGTCCAGCCGCCGGAACCGCTGGAGTTGTGGGAATCGCCGCCGTTCACGCCGGTCGTCCGCGACGATTTTCTGTATGCTCGCGGCGCATCCGACGACAAGGGGCAGGTCTACGTCCACGTCAAGGCCGTCGAGGCCTATCTGCGGACGCTCGGCCGCCTGCCGGTCAACGTGAAGTTTCTCGTCGAAGGCGAAGAGGAGATCGGCAGCCGCCATCTGCATAGCTTCATCACCGCCAACCGCGACCTGCTGGCCGCCGATTCCGCTCTGGTGTCCGATTCATCCATCCTGGCCCCGGACAGACCGGCGCTGATCTATGGGCTGCGCGGCATCTGCCAGGCCCAGGTCGATCTCACCGGCCCCAGCCGTGATCTCCACTCCGGCTCCTATGGCGGCGGCATCGACAACCCGATCAACGTCCTGGGTCATCTCATCGCCCGGCTGAAGGACGAGCGCGGCCACGTGCTCATCCCCGGCTTCTATGACCGCGTGCGCCCGCTGACGGCGGACGAGCGCGAGACGCTGGCCCAATTTCCGCTGGACGAAGCGGAGTGGCTGGCCGAGGCGGGCGCGCCCGTAGCCTGGGGCGAACCGGAGTACACCCTGGTCGAGCGGCTCGGTGCCCGGCCCACCCTGGACGTGACCGGCCTGATCGGCGGCTATACCGGCGTGGGGGTCAAGACCGTCCTGCCCGCCCAGGCCCAGGCCAAGATTTCGATGCGCCTCGTGCCCGATCAGGACCCGGCGGAGATCATCGCGCTATTCGAGCGCCACGTCCGCGCCGTCCTGCCGCCCAGCGTGACGGCGACGATCAGCTTCGGCGGTGGCTCCCCGGCGGCGCTGCTGGAGACCAACACGCCCACCATGCGCGCCGCGGCTCAGGCGTATGAGGCCACGTTCGGCCGCCCGCCCGTTTTCATGCGCGAGGGCGGCTCGATCCCGGTGGTCAACCAGTTCGCCGGCGACCTGGGCTTGCCGACGGTGTTGATGGGCTTCGGGCTGCCCGACGACCGCATCCACTCGCCCAACGAACGTTTCTACCTGCCCAACTACTATCGGGGGATCGAAACGGTCATCCGCTATTTCGATCTGTTGGGCAGCGCGGCGGACTAG
- the scpB gene encoding SMC-Scp complex subunit ScpB, producing MIATQPPALNEADPATDPLVLLESLLFVASGPVSPARLATALDMTPAAVGELLRALEADYARRGLRLQRSGGGLVQLTTAPEAGAAIERFLGLEVTTRLSQAALEVLAIVAYMQPATRPQIDHIRGVNSDGALRSLLSKGLIEEVGRLEKPGRPILYGTTPDFLQSFGLGGLTEMPPLSDEEE from the coding sequence ATGATTGCGACCCAACCACCCGCCCTCAACGAGGCCGACCCGGCGACCGATCCACTGGTGTTGCTGGAAAGCCTGCTATTCGTCGCCAGCGGACCGGTGTCGCCGGCGCGGCTGGCGACGGCGCTGGACATGACCCCGGCCGCCGTGGGCGAACTGCTGCGCGCGCTGGAGGCGGACTATGCCCGGCGCGGCCTGCGCTTGCAGCGCAGTGGCGGCGGTCTGGTGCAATTGACAACCGCGCCCGAAGCCGGGGCGGCCATCGAGCGCTTTCTGGGGCTGGAAGTGACGACCCGCTTGAGCCAGGCGGCGCTGGAGGTACTGGCGATTGTCGCCTACATGCAGCCGGCCACGCGCCCACAGATCGATCACATCCGCGGCGTCAACTCCGACGGCGCGCTGCGGTCGCTATTGAGCAAGGGCTTGATTGAGGAAGTCGGCCGCCTGGAAAAACCGGGCCGCCCCATCCTCTACGGCACGACGCCCGACTTTCTGCAATCCTTTGGCCTGGGGGGGCTGACCGAAATGCCGCCCCTGAGTGACGAGGAAGAGTAG
- a CDS encoding DUF512 domain-containing protein produces the protein MALFQEIDPLTFAGGRIVAIEPGSVADALELRPGDELIAINDQAVEDIIDVQFYAAEEELDILIRREGELLLFEAERDYDQALGLIFAHPTFDIDIRRCNNLCEFCFVLQMGPKFRRTLYVKDDDYRYSFLFGHYVTLTNLSDHDWQRIEMMRLSPLYVSVHVTDTEQRRRFLRNADALDIMEQLRWLAERNIEVHAQLVIVPGVNDGDWLARSIRELASLWPGDEGGGGVLSVSVVPVGLTRHHKYGMRPHTPEEAAATLDFVTALQADYQARFGIRFVYLTDEWYLVTGREVPPLADYDGHELHENGLGMVRAFLDDWADVGEEIGHAATLPAPRDLTLVTAALFAPTLREKAAEFARLTGCAVTVRAIRNERLGETITVAGLLNAADVVDQLRAEGFGDLIVLPRVMFDHPDTISLDNIAPQDVANQLGRPVALADSLGDVWDALLGQSKLLFQPGQKPPASIDLKVLGDSANGSAAHFS, from the coding sequence ATGGCCCTATTCCAGGAAATCGATCCGCTGACCTTTGCCGGGGGACGCATCGTCGCCATCGAGCCGGGCAGCGTGGCCGACGCGCTTGAGCTGCGGCCGGGCGACGAACTGATCGCCATCAACGATCAGGCGGTCGAGGACATCATCGACGTGCAGTTCTATGCGGCCGAGGAAGAGCTGGATATCCTCATCCGGCGCGAGGGGGAGCTACTGCTCTTCGAGGCCGAGCGCGATTATGACCAGGCGCTCGGTTTGATCTTCGCCCACCCGACGTTCGACATCGACATCCGCCGCTGCAACAATTTGTGCGAATTCTGTTTCGTGCTCCAGATGGGGCCGAAGTTCCGCCGTACCCTCTACGTCAAGGACGACGATTACCGCTACTCCTTCCTGTTCGGCCATTACGTCACGTTGACCAATCTGAGCGACCACGACTGGCAGCGCATCGAGATGATGCGCCTGTCGCCGCTCTACGTCTCCGTCCACGTCACCGATACGGAGCAGCGCCGCCGCTTTCTGCGCAACGCCGACGCGCTGGACATCATGGAGCAGTTGCGCTGGCTGGCCGAGCGGAACATCGAGGTGCACGCCCAACTGGTCATCGTGCCGGGCGTCAACGATGGCGACTGGCTGGCCCGGTCGATCCGTGAGTTGGCGAGCCTGTGGCCGGGCGACGAGGGCGGCGGCGGCGTGCTGTCGGTCAGTGTCGTGCCGGTCGGCCTGACGCGCCACCACAAGTACGGCATGCGGCCCCACACCCCGGAAGAGGCCGCGGCCACGCTCGATTTCGTCACGGCGCTGCAAGCCGACTATCAGGCCCGCTTCGGCATCCGTTTTGTCTATCTGACCGATGAGTGGTATCTGGTGACCGGCCGCGAGGTTCCGCCGCTGGCGGATTATGACGGCCATGAACTGCACGAGAATGGCCTGGGCATGGTGCGCGCCTTTCTGGACGATTGGGCCGACGTGGGCGAGGAGATCGGCCACGCGGCGACGCTGCCCGCGCCGCGTGACCTGACGCTGGTGACGGCGGCGCTCTTTGCCCCGACGCTGCGCGAGAAGGCGGCCGAGTTCGCCCGGCTAACCGGCTGCGCGGTGACGGTGCGCGCCATCCGCAACGAGCGGTTGGGCGAGACGATCACCGTGGCCGGGCTGCTCAATGCCGCCGACGTGGTCGACCAGTTGCGGGCTGAGGGGTTTGGCGACCTGATCGTCTTGCCGCGCGTCATGTTCGATCACCCCGACACGATCTCGCTGGACAATATCGCCCCGCAGGATGTGGCGAACCAACTGGGGCGGCCGGTGGCCTTGGCCGATTCGCTGGGCGACGTGTGGGACGCGCTGCTGGGCCAGTCGAAATTGCTGTTCCAACCGGGCCAAAAGCCGCCGGCCTCGATTGACCTGAAGGTATTGGGCGACAGCGCCAACGGCTCGGCGGCCCATTTTTCCTGA
- the cmk gene encoding (d)CMP kinase: MPLPDTIAIDGPAASGKTTVGLLLARRLGYLCLDTGSMYRALTLAAIRRHVRPDDEAGIVRLAHECDLDVMPLAGETDGRLYTVLLDGEDVTWELRLPVVDAYVSQVSTYPEVRAEMVRRQRAFGRRGGVVMIGRDIGTVVLPEAALKLYVTASAEERAQRRLVDRRRQGHYDDDYETILADVVRRDHHDSSRQHSPMRPAADALQIDTTGRTVEEVMDQIMALFNGIPSQERA, from the coding sequence ATGCCTCTGCCTGATACGATCGCCATCGACGGCCCGGCCGCCTCGGGCAAGACGACGGTCGGCCTGCTGCTGGCTCGCCGGCTGGGCTATCTATGCCTCGACACCGGCTCGATGTACCGGGCGCTGACGCTGGCCGCCATTCGCCGCCACGTCCGGCCCGATGACGAAGCCGGTATCGTGCGATTGGCCCACGAATGCGATCTCGACGTGATGCCGTTGGCCGGCGAGACGGACGGCCGCCTCTATACCGTCCTGCTCGACGGCGAGGACGTGACCTGGGAGTTGCGCCTGCCGGTGGTCGATGCCTACGTGTCGCAGGTGTCCACCTACCCGGAGGTGCGGGCCGAGATGGTGCGGCGGCAGCGGGCCTTCGGCCGGCGGGGCGGGGTGGTGATGATCGGCCGCGACATCGGCACGGTCGTGTTGCCCGAGGCGGCGCTGAAGCTCTACGTCACCGCCTCGGCCGAGGAGCGGGCGCAGCGCCGTCTCGTCGACCGCCGCCGCCAGGGCCACTACGATGACGACTACGAAACGATTCTGGCCGACGTGGTGCGCCGCGATCACCATGACAGCAGCCGCCAACACTCCCCCATGCGCCCGGCGGCCGACGCCCTGCAAATCGACACCACCGGCCGCACGGTCGAGGAAGTCATGGATCAGATCATGGCTCTGTTCAACGGCATCCCCAGCCAGGAGCGCGCCTGA
- a CDS encoding ABC transporter ATP-binding protein gives MGEFAIHSHKPANHRSPGRWLLSHLARHWLLFVIMVIGAFGNAALAAAMPILIGLAFNAALAEPPNLDTIGLAALGVLASQVIRAFLQLGRNFASSVMGERLERDTRQELYISLLGKSMTFHDLQPVGDTMARATNDVRELNLMMNPGINLVVGSANFLVMPLLLAPRYHWQLIAAPLFFVVGYVLSLIRYMNVLSHIADRVRLSFGALNARLAEAIDGIEMVKSTAQETAEVGRFERNARAYRDATVAQGREEAKFLPLLLLGLTEGIGFTHALLLLRAGQIQVGDVVAYMGLLALFGFPTFISLMAYSRVSLGVAGARRILELINTETDLDENPEGFAGTIAGEVRFENISFGYVPGVDTLGQIDFTVRPGQTVAIVGQTGAGKSTLTKLINRTYDAREGRVLVDGVDVRDWSLAALRRQISIIEQDIFLFSRTIGENIAFGAPEATREQIEAAAHAAQAHDFIMSFEDGYETVVGERGVTLSGGQRQRIALARAFLTNPRILILDDSTSAVDSATEDQIQRAIRHAAENRTTFLITHRLSQIRWADLVVVLRKGRLEAIGDHATLMAASPAYRLIFEQYEALEG, from the coding sequence ATGGGCGAATTCGCGATCCACAGCCACAAGCCGGCCAACCACCGCTCGCCGGGGCGCTGGCTGCTGTCCCATCTGGCGCGCCATTGGCTGCTGTTTGTCATCATGGTCATCGGCGCTTTCGGCAACGCGGCGCTGGCGGCGGCCATGCCCATCCTGATCGGCCTGGCCTTCAACGCGGCGCTGGCCGAGCCGCCCAATCTGGACACGATTGGGCTGGCGGCGTTGGGCGTCCTCGCCAGCCAGGTCATCCGCGCCTTCCTGCAACTCGGCCGCAACTTCGCCAGTTCGGTCATGGGCGAGCGGCTGGAGCGCGACACCCGCCAGGAGCTGTACATCAGTCTGCTGGGCAAGAGCATGACCTTCCACGATTTGCAGCCCGTCGGCGACACGATGGCCCGCGCCACCAACGACGTGCGCGAGTTGAACCTGATGATGAATCCGGGCATCAATCTGGTCGTCGGCTCGGCCAATTTTCTGGTCATGCCGCTGCTGCTGGCCCCGCGCTATCACTGGCAACTGATCGCCGCCCCGCTGTTCTTCGTCGTCGGCTACGTGCTGTCCCTGATCCGCTACATGAACGTGCTGTCCCACATCGCCGACCGGGTGCGCCTATCGTTCGGCGCGCTCAATGCCCGGCTGGCCGAGGCCATCGACGGTATTGAGATGGTCAAATCGACGGCCCAGGAGACGGCCGAAGTCGGCCGCTTCGAGCGCAACGCTCGCGCCTACCGCGACGCGACCGTGGCCCAGGGGCGCGAGGAAGCCAAATTCCTGCCGCTGCTGCTGCTGGGGCTGACCGAAGGCATCGGCTTCACCCATGCCCTGCTGCTGCTGCGCGCCGGGCAAATCCAGGTCGGCGACGTGGTGGCCTACATGGGTCTGCTCGCCCTGTTCGGCTTTCCAACGTTTATCTCCTTGATGGCCTACTCGCGGGTCTCCCTCGGCGTGGCCGGGGCGCGGCGCATTCTGGAACTGATCAACACCGAAACCGACCTGGACGAGAACCCCGAGGGCTTCGCGGGCACGATTGCCGGCGAAGTCCGATTCGAGAATATCTCCTTTGGCTACGTGCCCGGCGTTGATACTCTGGGCCAGATCGATTTCACCGTGCGGCCGGGGCAGACCGTGGCGATCGTCGGCCAGACCGGGGCCGGCAAAAGCACCCTGACCAAGCTCATCAACCGCACCTACGACGCGCGCGAGGGCCGGGTGCTGGTCGATGGCGTGGACGTGCGCGACTGGAGCCTGGCCGCCCTGCGCCGCCAAATCTCGATCATCGAGCAGGACATCTTCCTCTTCTCGCGCACCATCGGCGAGAACATCGCCTTCGGCGCGCCGGAAGCCACGCGGGAGCAGATCGAGGCCGCCGCCCACGCCGCCCAGGCCCACGACTTCATTATGAGCTTCGAGGATGGGTATGAGACGGTCGTCGGCGAGCGCGGCGTCACCTTGTCCGGCGGCCAGCGCCAGCGCATCGCCCTGGCCCGCGCCTTTCTCACCAACCCGCGCATTCTCATCCTCGACGATTCGACCAGCGCCGTCGATAGCGCCACCGAGGATCAGATTCAGCGGGCCATCCGCCACGCCGCCGAAAATCGCACCACTTTTCTCATCACCCATCGCCTGTCACAGATTCGCTGGGCCGATCTGGTGGTGGTGCTGCGCAAGGGGCGGCTGGAGGCCATCGGCGACCATGCCACATTGATGGCCGCCTCGCCCGCCTACCGGCTCATTTTCGAGCAGTACGAAGCGTTGGAGGGGTAG
- a CDS encoding pseudouridine synthase produces MQERLQKLMARANLGSRRSCEEIIAAGRVAVNGRVAKLGDKADPDTDRIEVDGRPLFAAASPSAHEPFVYIALNKPRGVISSLEDELEEGRTTVRDLIQIEGVGHIYPVGRLDKPSEGLVLMTNDGALAHRLTHPRYEHEKVYEVTVEGHIADAVLEQWRRGVMLDGRITAPAPIEVLERGHDVTRLRVILREGRKRQIRRVAAALGHPVRRLIRLSIGPLELGDLPSGQWRYLTEKEVGRLQRRAAEEPTRRGAARATRRNGKDHHADASA; encoded by the coding sequence GTGCAGGAGAGATTACAAAAGCTCATGGCGCGGGCCAACCTCGGCTCGCGCCGTTCGTGTGAGGAGATCATCGCTGCCGGGCGGGTGGCCGTGAACGGCCGCGTCGCCAAGCTGGGCGACAAGGCCGATCCCGACACGGATCGTATTGAGGTCGATGGCCGGCCGCTGTTTGCCGCCGCCAGCCCATCGGCCCATGAGCCGTTCGTCTATATCGCCCTCAACAAGCCGCGCGGGGTCATCTCCTCGCTGGAAGATGAACTGGAAGAGGGGCGCACGACCGTGCGCGATCTCATTCAAATCGAGGGCGTGGGCCACATCTATCCCGTCGGCCGCCTCGACAAGCCCAGCGAGGGGTTGGTGCTGATGACCAACGACGGCGCGCTGGCCCACCGGCTGACCCACCCGCGCTATGAGCACGAGAAGGTCTACGAGGTTACGGTGGAAGGCCACATCGCCGACGCCGTGCTGGAACAGTGGCGGCGCGGGGTCATGCTCGATGGACGCATCACCGCCCCGGCCCCGATTGAGGTGCTGGAGCGGGGCCACGACGTTACCCGGCTGCGCGTGATCCTGCGCGAGGGGCGCAAGCGCCAGATACGGCGCGTGGCCGCCGCCCTGGGCCATCCTGTGCGCCGCCTCATTCGCCTGAGTATCGGGCCGCTGGAACTGGGCGACCTGCCGTCGGGGCAATGGCGCTATCTGACCGAAAAGGAAGTGGGCCGGTTGCAGCGCCGCGCGGCCGAAGAGCCGACCCGGCGCGGCGCGGCGCGCGCGACCCGGCGCAATGGGAAGGATCACCATGCCGATGCCTCTGCCTGA